The following are encoded in a window of Collinsella aerofaciens genomic DNA:
- a CDS encoding phospho-sugar mutase, whose protein sequence is MADVHELLDTWIANVKDEELLAELNTMKEQGDEDAITDAFFQDLAFGTAGLRGTIGAGTNRMNIYTVGRATQGFADYLNATFEHPTVAIARDSRNKGELFVKTTAAILAANGVTALVYPKISPVPTLSWAVRDLKCSGGICMTASHNPAPYNGYKAYGPDGCQITSEAADAISKAIAETDTFTGVKSMDFDEALEQGLVKWIDDSCLERYYDAVLARGVTNLSTEEIAGAPLKLVYTPLNGTGLIPVTTVLERAGITDVTVVPEQKEPNGDFPTCPYPNPEIRQAMQKGIDLCEQVHPDLLLATDPDADRVGVAVKNGDDYLLLTGNEMGVLLLDYICKTRAARGEDLTKKVAVTTIVSSAMVDALADEYGFELRRCLTGFKYIGDIITSLSDAGEVDRFIFGFEESYGYLAGDHVRDKDAVSTSLLICQMAQYYKLQGKNLADAMHELYEKYGYYHNKTISLSYPGAEGAAKMAGIMAGLRENPPAELAGSKIEAVVDYNTCVNGLPKANVIEFDLEGGNKGIVRPSGTEPKIKLYIFAKGADAAEADAALDAIEESGRKLLA, encoded by the coding sequence ATGGCAGATGTTCATGAGCTGCTTGATACTTGGATTGCCAATGTCAAGGACGAGGAGCTCCTCGCTGAGCTTAACACGATGAAGGAGCAGGGTGATGAGGACGCCATTACCGACGCTTTCTTCCAGGATCTCGCCTTCGGTACTGCCGGCCTTCGCGGCACTATCGGTGCGGGCACTAACCGTATGAATATCTATACGGTCGGTCGTGCGACCCAGGGATTTGCTGACTACCTCAATGCGACCTTCGAGCATCCGACGGTCGCCATCGCTCGTGATAGCCGCAATAAAGGTGAGCTGTTCGTCAAGACGACGGCTGCCATTCTTGCAGCAAACGGCGTGACTGCCCTCGTGTATCCCAAGATTTCTCCTGTGCCGACGCTCTCCTGGGCCGTCCGCGACCTTAAGTGCTCTGGTGGCATTTGCATGACCGCTAGTCATAATCCGGCGCCTTATAACGGCTATAAGGCCTATGGCCCCGACGGCTGCCAGATTACTAGCGAGGCCGCCGATGCAATTTCTAAGGCTATCGCCGAGACCGATACGTTCACCGGCGTGAAGTCCATGGACTTCGATGAGGCTCTTGAGCAGGGTCTGGTCAAATGGATCGACGACTCGTGCCTCGAGCGTTATTACGACGCCGTTCTCGCCCGCGGCGTGACTAACCTTTCTACCGAGGAGATCGCTGGCGCTCCGCTTAAGCTCGTCTACACTCCGCTCAACGGCACCGGCCTCATTCCCGTCACGACGGTGCTCGAGCGCGCTGGCATCACCGATGTCACGGTTGTTCCCGAGCAGAAGGAGCCTAACGGCGATTTCCCGACCTGCCCGTATCCTAACCCCGAGATCCGTCAGGCCATGCAGAAGGGCATCGATCTCTGCGAGCAGGTTCACCCTGATTTGCTGCTTGCAACCGATCCCGACGCCGACCGTGTTGGCGTTGCCGTTAAGAATGGCGATGACTATCTGCTGCTGACCGGCAATGAGATGGGCGTTCTGCTGCTCGACTATATCTGCAAGACCCGTGCTGCCCGCGGTGAGGACCTTACTAAGAAGGTTGCCGTTACTACTATCGTTTCTTCTGCCATGGTTGACGCTCTGGCCGACGAGTACGGTTTTGAGCTCCGCCGCTGCCTGACGGGCTTCAAGTACATCGGCGACATCATTACTTCTCTTTCCGATGCTGGCGAGGTCGATCGCTTTATCTTCGGTTTTGAGGAGAGCTACGGCTATCTGGCCGGCGACCACGTGCGCGACAAGGACGCCGTCAGCACTTCGCTTCTGATTTGCCAGATGGCGCAGTATTATAAGCTCCAGGGCAAGAACCTTGCCGATGCGATGCACGAGTTGTACGAGAAGTATGGCTACTATCACAACAAGACGATTTCGCTAAGCTATCCGGGCGCTGAGGGTGCGGCAAAGATGGCCGGCATCATGGCTGGTCTGCGCGAGAACCCGCCCGCGGAGCTCGCCGGTTCCAAGATTGAGGCCGTCGTGGATTACAACACCTGCGTGAACGGCCTGCCGAAGGCTAACGTAATTGAGTTCGATCTTGAGGGCGGCAACAAGGGTATTGTTCGTCCTTCCGGCACCGAGCCCAAGATTAAGCTGTACATCTTCGCTAAGGGCGCGGATGCCGCCGAGGCAGATGCAGCACTTGACGCGATTGAGGAGTCCGGTCGCAAGCTGCTGGCCTAA
- a CDS encoding aminopeptidase: MIRAALTVEEALEGMKALEPKIKNYARLVVRKGVNVKPGQEVVVQSPVECAPFARVVVAEAYAAGAGHVTVIWADDAVTRLTYEHVEKSYFEQTPEWKRIQLDSLAQDGACFVFIEGADPAALKGIDPAKPAAASKARNTQCKVFRRGLDYNINPWCIAGAPVVAWAHEVFPGDADEVAIYKLWNAILHTARADGQDPESDWELHDAAFEKNLRFLNDNRFDYLHYTAANGTDLTIGMTKGHEWAGGKGKTPDGHPFFPNIPTEEVFTSPDRMRADGIVYSAMPLIHHGNKVDDFWIKFEGGRVVDYDARVGKATLASIIDTDEGAAHLGEVALISKNTPIRESGVLFYDTLYDENASCHLALGVGFPECIEGGYDMSKEELLEHGVNVSSTHVDFMIGTDDIDITGITPDGREVVIFQNGQWSWE; this comes from the coding sequence ATGATTCGAGCTGCCCTGACGGTCGAAGAGGCTCTGGAGGGCATGAAGGCCCTGGAGCCCAAGATTAAAAACTACGCGCGCCTGGTCGTCCGCAAGGGCGTAAACGTCAAGCCCGGCCAGGAGGTCGTCGTTCAGTCTCCGGTCGAGTGCGCGCCGTTTGCGCGCGTGGTGGTCGCGGAGGCCTATGCTGCCGGCGCCGGCCACGTGACGGTCATTTGGGCCGATGATGCCGTGACGAGGCTCACGTACGAGCATGTCGAGAAAAGCTATTTTGAGCAGACGCCCGAGTGGAAGCGCATACAGCTGGATTCCTTGGCCCAGGATGGTGCCTGCTTTGTCTTTATCGAGGGTGCGGATCCTGCAGCCCTCAAGGGCATCGATCCAGCCAAGCCGGCCGCGGCATCCAAGGCGAGGAATACGCAGTGCAAAGTTTTCCGCCGTGGACTGGATTACAACATCAATCCGTGGTGCATCGCCGGCGCTCCGGTCGTGGCATGGGCGCACGAGGTGTTCCCGGGAGACGCCGATGAGGTTGCAATCTATAAGCTGTGGAATGCGATTCTGCACACCGCGCGCGCCGATGGCCAGGACCCGGAGAGCGACTGGGAACTCCATGACGCCGCATTCGAAAAGAACCTGCGCTTCCTGAACGACAATCGTTTCGACTACCTGCACTACACCGCGGCAAATGGAACCGATTTGACGATTGGCATGACGAAGGGTCACGAGTGGGCCGGCGGCAAGGGCAAGACGCCCGATGGACACCCCTTCTTCCCCAACATTCCCACCGAGGAAGTCTTCACCTCGCCCGATCGCATGCGCGCCGACGGTATCGTGTATTCTGCCATGCCGCTCATCCACCACGGCAATAAGGTCGACGATTTTTGGATTAAGTTTGAGGGAGGCCGCGTGGTGGACTACGACGCCCGTGTGGGCAAGGCAACGCTCGCGAGCATCATTGACACCGACGAAGGTGCCGCTCATCTGGGCGAGGTCGCGCTCATCTCCAAGAACACGCCGATCCGCGAAAGTGGTGTTCTGTTCTACGATACGCTCTATGACGAGAACGCTAGCTGCCATCTCGCGCTAGGTGTAGGTTTCCCCGAATGCATCGAGGGTGGGTATGACATGTCCAAGGAGGAGCTCCTGGAGCATGGCGTTAACGTCTCGAGCACGCACGTCGATTTTATGATCGGCACGGACGACATCGATATTACGGGCATTACGCCTGATGGACGTGAAGTTGTGATTTTCCAGAACGGCCAATGGAGTTGGGAATAG
- a CDS encoding ABC transporter permease has product MSTRSATNKRTQSHEVTGVARKSAASAKPARQAASSVRVVPASSKARRKELEKGENLEGLSKEEKRARKAKQRAKEDRIYTVSNILLKQDEDYTRRRRIWWIVLAIGMVLVVAIWASLYFAPAGMVSSPVQMVGIVLSYVIILGDFIYDFARIRPLRNMYRAQAEGMSENKLNALIERAAAEEDKKDSKKK; this is encoded by the coding sequence TGAGTACCCGTAGCGCCACGAACAAGCGCACGCAATCCCACGAAGTTACCGGGGTTGCGCGCAAGTCTGCCGCATCTGCTAAGCCCGCCCGCCAAGCAGCGAGCTCCGTTCGCGTCGTGCCGGCTTCGTCTAAGGCACGCCGCAAAGAGCTCGAGAAGGGCGAGAACCTCGAGGGCCTCTCTAAAGAGGAGAAGCGCGCCCGCAAGGCTAAGCAGCGCGCCAAGGAGGACCGCATCTATACGGTGTCGAATATCCTCCTCAAGCAGGACGAGGACTACACCAGGCGCCGTCGCATCTGGTGGATTGTGCTCGCCATTGGCATGGTGCTCGTCGTGGCAATTTGGGCCTCGCTGTACTTCGCTCCCGCTGGCATGGTGTCCAGCCCTGTCCAGATGGTCGGCATTGTTTTGTCCTACGTCATCATTTTGGGCGACTTTATCTATGACTTCGCTCGTATTCGTCCCTTGCGCAACATGTACCGCGCGCAGGCCGAGGGCATGTCCGAGAACAAGCTCAACGCTCTTATTGAGCGCGCGGCTGCCGAGGAGGACAAGAAGGACTCCAAGAAGAAGTAG